A DNA window from Streptomyces parvus contains the following coding sequences:
- a CDS encoding WXG100 family type VII secretion target produces the protein MGSNDGTTVVTYASLDLAAGEIKKQAGELAKDLEEIRLMIAKVSELWEGEAKEAYTTAQNKWKTDANAIRANLDDIAKKVLEASPTYRAGDKRAAANF, from the coding sequence ATGGGAAGCAACGACGGTACGACGGTCGTCACTTACGCGAGCCTTGATCTCGCGGCAGGCGAGATCAAGAAGCAGGCCGGAGAACTGGCGAAGGACCTCGAAGAGATCAGGTTGATGATCGCGAAGGTTTCGGAGCTCTGGGAGGGTGAGGCCAAGGAGGCCTACACCACCGCGCAGAACAAGTGGAAGACGGACGCCAACGCCATCCGCGCCAACCTTGACGACATCGCCAAGAAGGTCCTGGAGGCGTCGCCCACCTACCGCGCCGGTGACAAGCGCGCGGCGGCGAACTTCTAA
- a CDS encoding DUF397 domain-containing protein — translation MGTQQEKDELYALDISDVTWLSAPGTEEAEERVEIAHLPGGGVAMRSSLDPDTVLRYTEAEWTAFVLGARDGEFDLT, via the coding sequence ATGGGCACCCAGCAGGAAAAAGACGAGCTCTACGCTCTCGACATCTCCGACGTGACCTGGCTCAGCGCGCCGGGCACCGAGGAGGCCGAGGAGCGCGTCGAGATCGCGCATCTGCCGGGCGGCGGCGTCGCCATGCGTTCCTCGCTGGACCCGGACACCGTCCTGCGGTACACGGAGGCGGAGTGGACGGCGTTCGTCCTGGGCGCTCGCGACGGTGAGTTCGACCTCACCTAG
- the mycP gene encoding type VII secretion-associated serine protease mycosin — MADTPDSGRAARRLLTATAAAAVLLVTLPVTPAAAEDSTQCTFPSKKYPGRPWALQRVLLDELWKQSTGKGVRVAVIDTGVDIKNDQLTKAVDVRAGRNYLPKGLKTDDGMKIERGKENGTTDTVGHGTKVAGIIAAREAKGTGFSGLAPDATIIPIQQNDAEGHGNTATLARAITYAANEANADIINISQDTADAVKPSTELKQAVDGALARNVVVVASAGNDGLGGNVKETYPASFKGVLAVASSDRNNERAPFSQSGDFVGIAAPGVDMISTVPGGGHCADNGTSFSAPYVAGVAALIRAKHPDWTQAQIVAQIQQTAERSIAGHDRAVGWGVVDPVRALTEDDKPIDRPIASEGMSKGKAPAPAELHLGETADERNARLATYVVVGGGVLVAAIAGTAVAVRDKRRRAGRVVG; from the coding sequence ATGGCAGACACCCCCGACTCCGGCCGGGCGGCCCGCCGTCTGCTGACGGCCACCGCGGCAGCGGCCGTCCTCCTGGTCACCCTGCCGGTGACCCCCGCGGCCGCGGAGGACTCGACCCAGTGCACGTTCCCGTCCAAGAAGTACCCGGGCCGCCCCTGGGCGTTGCAGCGCGTCCTGCTGGACGAGTTGTGGAAGCAGTCCACCGGCAAGGGCGTCCGCGTCGCGGTCATCGACACCGGCGTCGACATCAAGAACGACCAGCTCACGAAGGCGGTCGACGTCAGAGCGGGCCGCAACTACCTGCCGAAGGGCCTCAAGACCGACGACGGCATGAAGATCGAGCGCGGCAAGGAGAACGGCACCACGGACACCGTGGGCCACGGCACCAAGGTCGCCGGCATCATCGCCGCCCGCGAGGCGAAGGGCACCGGCTTCAGCGGCCTCGCCCCCGACGCGACGATCATCCCGATCCAGCAGAACGACGCCGAGGGGCACGGCAACACGGCGACCCTCGCCAGGGCCATCACCTACGCCGCCAACGAGGCGAACGCCGACATCATCAACATCTCCCAGGACACCGCCGACGCCGTGAAACCGTCCACGGAGCTGAAGCAGGCCGTGGACGGAGCACTCGCCCGGAACGTCGTGGTCGTCGCCTCGGCCGGCAACGACGGCCTCGGCGGAAACGTCAAGGAGACCTACCCGGCCTCCTTCAAGGGCGTCCTGGCCGTCGCCTCCTCGGACCGCAACAACGAACGGGCGCCCTTCTCCCAGTCCGGAGACTTCGTCGGCATCGCCGCCCCCGGGGTGGACATGATCTCCACGGTTCCCGGCGGCGGACACTGCGCCGACAACGGAACCAGCTTCTCCGCCCCGTACGTCGCCGGGGTCGCCGCCCTGATCAGGGCGAAGCACCCCGACTGGACGCAGGCGCAGATCGTCGCGCAGATCCAGCAGACCGCGGAACGCTCCATCGCCGGCCACGACCGCGCGGTCGGCTGGGGCGTCGTCGACCCGGTACGCGCCCTCACCGAGGACGACAAGCCGATCGACCGCCCGATCGCGAGCGAGGGCATGAGCAAGGGCAAAGCCCCCGCCCCCGCCGAACTCCACCTGGGCGAAACGGCCGACGAGCGGAACGCCCGCCTGGCGACGTACGTCGTGGTCGGCGGCGGCGTCCTGGTCGCGGCCATCGCGGGCACGGCAGTGGCGGTACGGGACAAGCGGCGACGCGCGGGTCGGGTGGTCGGGTGA
- a CDS encoding S8 family serine peptidase, translating to MTAGMSRARRRVRVLGTLAVAASWSVVLVGAAQPAAADAQSKQWYLGAMQAEDMWKVTTGEGVKVAVVDTGVNPSTPSLQGQVLKGVDATGAPGDETDDYEGHGTTMAELIAGTGKGGGLKGLAPGAKIIPLRIALDEFQEKHSSSIQDVADAIRAAADSDAQIISMSFGSRHTTPQDREAIKYAESKGKLLFASVGNKGHKENERGYPAAYPQVVGVASADREGKVSFYSQHAGTVDVASPGSDVPSWCDNSFKSYCDGDGGTSAATAIASASAALVWSLHPDWTANQVLNALFGTAARDWKDGERSEYLGHGLIRPSMNVLKGKGDPGAPDISPLTEEKTTGPAKSSEPSSSTSPPPAENGAEGEKAAAVKESNSSDDESQLGLILGVAAAVAVLGGVAYAVVRRRKAA from the coding sequence ATGACAGCAGGAATGAGCCGAGCTCGGAGGCGTGTGCGTGTGCTCGGCACGCTGGCTGTGGCCGCTTCGTGGAGTGTGGTGCTCGTCGGTGCGGCGCAGCCTGCCGCAGCTGACGCACAGTCGAAGCAGTGGTACCTCGGCGCGATGCAGGCCGAGGACATGTGGAAGGTCACGACCGGCGAAGGCGTCAAGGTCGCTGTCGTCGACACGGGTGTGAACCCGTCCACTCCCTCGCTCCAAGGACAAGTTCTCAAGGGAGTCGATGCAACCGGGGCACCGGGCGACGAAACCGACGACTATGAGGGTCACGGTACGACGATGGCTGAGCTGATCGCCGGGACGGGCAAGGGGGGCGGCCTGAAGGGACTCGCTCCTGGAGCCAAGATCATTCCTCTGCGCATTGCCCTGGATGAGTTTCAGGAGAAGCACTCCAGCTCCATCCAGGACGTTGCGGATGCCATCCGCGCTGCGGCCGACAGCGATGCGCAGATCATCAGTATGTCCTTCGGCAGTCGGCACACCACGCCCCAGGATCGCGAAGCGATCAAGTATGCGGAAAGTAAAGGAAAATTGCTCTTCGCGTCCGTAGGGAACAAAGGGCATAAGGAGAACGAGCGGGGGTACCCAGCTGCCTATCCCCAGGTAGTGGGTGTTGCTTCAGCAGACCGCGAGGGGAAAGTCTCGTTCTATTCGCAGCACGCAGGCACGGTGGATGTTGCCTCGCCAGGGAGTGACGTTCCCAGTTGGTGCGACAACTCCTTCAAGAGCTACTGCGACGGAGACGGTGGAACCAGCGCCGCCACCGCCATCGCCTCCGCCTCTGCCGCCCTCGTCTGGTCCCTCCACCCCGACTGGACCGCCAACCAGGTCCTCAATGCCCTCTTCGGCACTGCCGCCCGCGACTGGAAAGACGGGGAGCGCAGCGAGTACCTCGGGCACGGCCTGATCCGCCCTTCGATGAACGTCCTCAAGGGCAAGGGCGACCCCGGTGCCCCGGACATCAGCCCGCTCACCGAGGAGAAGACGACCGGCCCCGCCAAGTCGTCCGAGCCTTCCTCCTCCACCTCGCCGCCGCCCGCCGAGAACGGTGCGGAAGGCGAAAAGGCGGCAGCGGTAAAGGAGTCCAACTCCTCCGATGATGAAAGCCAGTTGGGCCTCATCCTCGGCGTGGCCGCAGCCGTGGCCGTGCTCGGAGGAGTGGCCTACGCCGTGGTCCGCAGGCGTAAGGCTGCCTGA
- a CDS encoding WXG100 family type VII secretion target: protein MADQKVSDAALLKLESDLSIKFEAVKGQVKKLHATIDNLEGKWQGIGANHFNLKQTEINNRMVDLAKQLSHFQEAIKAARTISGDNEDEIRKALSGVDVVPGHYTDPNNKSSLNGF from the coding sequence ATGGCAGACCAGAAGGTCTCAGATGCCGCGCTCCTGAAGCTGGAGAGTGATCTCTCCATCAAGTTCGAAGCTGTCAAGGGGCAGGTCAAGAAGCTCCACGCGACGATCGACAACCTCGAAGGCAAGTGGCAGGGCATCGGTGCCAACCACTTCAACCTGAAGCAGACCGAGATCAACAACCGCATGGTCGATCTGGCCAAGCAGCTCTCGCACTTCCAGGAGGCCATCAAAGCCGCTCGCACCATCTCGGGCGACAACGAGGACGAGATCCGCAAGGCTCTCAGCGGCGTGGACGTTGTTCCGGGCCACTACACCGATCCGAATAACAAGTCCAGCCTGAACGGCTTCTGA
- the eccCa gene encoding type VII secretion protein EccCa — protein MSQIVVKRPPRALPTEVPVEQVQLQPPPELPRGQQEGALMQLLPMLGMGGSVVFFFMTPNPIMRIMGMIMIASTVGMAIAMLVRYRRGTQGELADLRRDYLKYLTQTRRTVLKTARKQRDAQFYLHPSPEQLWALVAEGSRVWERRAGDADFAQVRIGLGSQELATPLIAPETAPVDELEPLAAGAMQQFLATHSTLDGLPMAVSLRAFYHLTISGHAESARSAARAMVGGLASLHSPEDLVIAVATGTEAAPQWEWTKWLPHAQAPGPADGAGSRRLITTSLPALEDLLAGRLEGRPRFQPGGQPLVEQPHVVVVLDGESVPPMSVLASAEGLQGVTVIEVVPGEVTGARGGLSVVVQPKTLQLESGQGLVYDGVPDLLSYEAAEALARQLAPLHMATGGDDDEPLLANLEFTDLLNLGDAASIEVSRTWRPRSQAERLRVPIGVGEDGSPVMLDLKEAAQEGMGPHGLCVGATGSGKSELLRTLVLGLAVTHTSETLNFVLADFKGGATFAGMAQMPHVAAVITNLADDLTLVDRMGDSIRGELNRRQEMLRDAGNYANIHDYEKARAAGAPLQPIPSLVLVIDEFSELLTAKPDFIEMFVQIGRIGRSLGVHLLLASQRLEEGRLRGLETYLSYRVGLRTFSAAESRAAIGVPDAYHLPNVPGSGLLKFGTEEMVRFKAAYVSGVYRSGAHRAAAPGAPLPVDRRPVPFTAAPVPVQYVQPAAQAGGVPEQRSAEDDALADTVLDVIVRRLEGRGASAHQVWLPPLDNPPSLDELLPGLSPVQGRGLTQPGFEGAGRLVAPVGVIDKPFEQRRDTLYRDFSGAAGHMQITGGPQSGKSTLLRTIIAGFALTHTPAEVQFYGLDFGGGGMSSIAGLPHVGGVASRLDPERVRRTVAEVYGIMARREEYFRSAGIDSIATFRRLRARGDISVADQPWGDVFLVIDGWGNFRTEYEGLEDAVTDIAARGLGYGIHLIITASRSMEVRASLKDQLMNRLELRLGDPMDSELDRKVAANVPAGVPGRGQTPEKLHFMAAVPRIDGINSDSDLSEATAAMNQEVTRHWTAAPAPAVRLLPRELPASELPAGYAVPERGFAFGIDENNLEPVYLNFEQDPFFLAFGESESGKSNLLRLIIKQLTERYDGDSCKLFVIDNRRSLLDVTPRSHLAEYIPMSNNMEHHMTALYDLMKRRTPSADVTAQELRDQSWWQGPTVYVVIDDFDLVATSSGNPLAPITEMLPFARDVGVRFIIARSSAGASRALYEPFLQRMIELGAQGLMLSGDPAEGDIMGNVRPRPMPPGRGVFVTRRRGNPLVQTGLMGGER, from the coding sequence GTGAGCCAGATCGTCGTCAAGCGCCCACCGCGGGCCCTGCCCACCGAAGTGCCGGTCGAGCAGGTGCAGTTGCAACCTCCGCCGGAGCTCCCCCGAGGCCAGCAGGAGGGGGCGCTGATGCAGCTCCTGCCGATGCTGGGCATGGGTGGTTCCGTCGTCTTCTTCTTCATGACGCCGAACCCGATCATGCGCATCATGGGCATGATCATGATCGCCTCGACGGTCGGTATGGCCATCGCGATGCTCGTACGGTACCGACGGGGCACCCAGGGCGAGCTCGCGGATCTTCGCCGCGACTACCTGAAGTACCTGACGCAGACCCGGCGTACGGTGTTGAAGACGGCCCGCAAGCAGCGCGACGCGCAGTTCTACCTCCACCCCTCTCCCGAGCAGCTGTGGGCGCTCGTCGCCGAGGGCAGCCGGGTGTGGGAGCGGCGCGCGGGTGACGCGGACTTCGCGCAGGTGCGCATCGGGCTGGGCAGCCAGGAGCTGGCGACGCCGCTCATCGCGCCCGAGACGGCGCCGGTGGACGAGCTGGAGCCGCTGGCCGCCGGGGCGATGCAGCAGTTCCTGGCGACGCACTCCACGCTGGACGGTCTGCCCATGGCCGTCTCGTTGCGGGCGTTCTACCACCTGACGATCAGCGGTCACGCGGAATCCGCGCGCTCGGCGGCACGGGCGATGGTGGGCGGTCTCGCCTCCCTGCACTCCCCCGAGGACCTGGTGATCGCGGTCGCCACGGGGACGGAGGCGGCGCCGCAGTGGGAGTGGACGAAGTGGCTGCCGCACGCACAGGCTCCGGGCCCCGCGGACGGGGCGGGGAGCAGGCGGCTGATCACCACCAGCCTGCCCGCCCTGGAGGACCTGCTGGCCGGCCGGCTGGAGGGCAGGCCGCGGTTCCAGCCCGGCGGGCAGCCGCTCGTGGAGCAGCCGCATGTCGTCGTGGTCCTGGACGGTGAGTCGGTACCGCCCATGTCGGTGCTGGCGTCGGCGGAGGGCCTGCAGGGCGTGACGGTCATCGAGGTGGTGCCGGGTGAGGTGACCGGGGCCCGCGGGGGCCTCTCCGTCGTGGTGCAGCCGAAGACGTTGCAGCTGGAGTCGGGCCAGGGGCTGGTCTACGACGGGGTTCCGGACCTGCTCAGTTACGAGGCGGCCGAGGCGCTCGCCCGGCAGCTGGCCCCCCTGCACATGGCGACGGGCGGCGACGATGACGAACCCCTGCTGGCCAACCTGGAGTTCACCGATCTGCTGAACCTGGGGGACGCCGCCTCGATCGAGGTCAGCCGGACCTGGCGCCCGCGGTCGCAGGCGGAGCGGCTGCGGGTGCCGATCGGTGTGGGCGAGGACGGCTCGCCCGTGATGCTCGACCTGAAAGAGGCGGCGCAGGAGGGCATGGGCCCGCACGGCCTGTGCGTGGGCGCCACCGGCTCCGGCAAGTCCGAGCTGCTGCGCACCCTGGTGCTCGGCCTGGCCGTCACCCACACCTCGGAGACGCTGAACTTCGTCCTCGCCGACTTCAAGGGTGGTGCGACCTTCGCCGGTATGGCGCAGATGCCGCACGTCGCGGCCGTGATCACCAACCTCGCGGACGACCTGACGCTGGTGGACCGCATGGGCGACTCCATCCGCGGTGAGCTCAACCGCCGGCAGGAGATGCTGCGCGACGCGGGCAACTACGCCAACATCCACGACTACGAGAAGGCGCGGGCGGCCGGGGCGCCGCTGCAGCCCATTCCCTCGCTCGTGCTGGTGATCGACGAGTTCAGCGAACTCCTCACCGCGAAGCCCGACTTCATCGAGATGTTCGTCCAGATCGGGCGTATCGGCCGTTCGCTGGGCGTGCATCTGCTGCTGGCGTCGCAGCGGCTGGAGGAGGGGCGGCTGCGCGGTCTGGAGACGTATCTGTCGTACCGGGTGGGCCTGCGGACGTTCTCGGCGGCGGAGTCGCGGGCCGCGATCGGGGTTCCCGACGCGTACCACCTGCCGAACGTGCCCGGTTCCGGGCTGCTCAAGTTCGGTACGGAGGAGATGGTCCGGTTCAAGGCCGCGTACGTCTCCGGGGTGTACCGCTCGGGCGCGCACCGGGCGGCGGCGCCGGGCGCTCCGCTGCCGGTGGACCGCAGGCCGGTTCCGTTCACGGCCGCCCCGGTTCCGGTGCAGTACGTCCAGCCTGCGGCGCAGGCCGGGGGCGTACCGGAGCAGCGCTCGGCGGAGGACGACGCGCTGGCGGACACGGTGCTCGATGTGATCGTGCGCCGGCTGGAGGGCCGCGGGGCCTCCGCCCACCAGGTGTGGCTGCCGCCGCTGGACAATCCGCCGTCGCTGGACGAACTGCTGCCGGGGCTCTCCCCGGTGCAGGGCCGAGGGCTGACCCAGCCCGGGTTCGAGGGGGCGGGTCGGCTGGTCGCGCCGGTCGGCGTCATCGACAAGCCGTTCGAACAGCGGCGCGACACCCTCTACCGGGACTTCTCCGGCGCGGCCGGCCATATGCAGATCACCGGTGGTCCGCAATCGGGGAAGTCGACGCTGCTGCGGACGATCATCGCCGGTTTCGCGCTGACGCACACGCCGGCGGAGGTCCAGTTCTACGGGCTCGACTTCGGTGGGGGCGGCATGTCCTCGATCGCGGGCCTGCCGCACGTGGGCGGCGTGGCGTCCCGCCTCGACCCGGAGCGGGTGCGCCGTACGGTCGCCGAGGTGTACGGCATCATGGCGCGGCGCGAGGAGTACTTCCGCAGCGCCGGCATCGACTCCATCGCCACGTTCCGGCGGCTGCGGGCGCGGGGTGACATCTCGGTGGCGGACCAGCCGTGGGGCGACGTCTTCCTGGTCATCGACGGGTGGGGCAACTTCCGCACGGAGTACGAAGGGCTGGAGGACGCGGTCACGGACATCGCCGCCCGCGGACTGGGTTACGGCATCCACCTGATCATCACGGCGTCGCGCTCCATGGAGGTGCGGGCCAGCCTGAAGGACCAGCTCATGAACCGCCTGGAGCTGCGGCTCGGCGATCCCATGGACTCCGAGCTGGACCGAAAGGTGGCGGCCAACGTGCCCGCCGGGGTGCCGGGTCGCGGCCAGACGCCGGAGAAGCTGCACTTCATGGCGGCGGTGCCGCGGATCGACGGCATCAACTCCGACAGCGACCTCTCCGAGGCGACAGCCGCGATGAACCAGGAGGTCACCCGCCACTGGACGGCGGCGCCGGCTCCCGCGGTACGTCTGCTGCCGCGCGAGCTTCCGGCGAGCGAGCTCCCGGCCGGTTACGCGGTTCCGGAGCGCGGTTTCGCCTTCGGTATCGATGAGAACAACCTGGAGCCGGTGTACCTGAACTTCGAGCAGGACCCGTTCTTCCTGGCGTTCGGCGAGAGCGAGTCCGGGAAGTCCAACCTGCTGCGGTTGATCATCAAGCAGCTGACCGAGCGGTACGACGGTGATTCCTGCAAGCTCTTCGTCATCGACAACCGGCGTTCGCTGCTGGACGTGACTCCGCGCTCGCACCTGGCGGAGTACATCCCGATGTCCAACAACATGGAACATCACATGACGGCGCTGTACGACCTGATGAAGCGCCGCACGCCGTCGGCCGACGTCACGGCGCAGGAGCTGCGTGACCAGAGCTGGTGGCAGGGACCCACGGTGTACGTCGTCATCGACGACTTCGACCTGGTCGCCACGTCGAGCGGCAACCCGCTGGCGCCGATCACGGAGATGCTGCCGTTCGCCCGTGACGTGGGCGTCCGCTTCATCATCGCCCGCAGTTCGGCGGGGGCCAGCCGCGCCCTGTACGAACCCTTCCTCCAGCGCATGATCGAGCTGGGCGCCCAGGGTCTGATGCTGTCGGGCGACCCGGCCGAGGGCGACATCATGGGCAACGTACGGCCGCGGCCGATGCCGCCGGGCCGAGGCGTCTTCGTCACCCGTCGGCGGGGGAACCCGCTGGTGCAGACGGGGTTGATGGGCGGGGAGCGGTAG
- the eccB gene encoding type VII secretion protein EccB: MASRRDELNAYTFAKRRLIAQFLQPNPTGSEEGAPRPLRAVLPGAIIAIVVLAVFGAWGMFKPVAPQKWDTPKEHVIIASKSTTRYVVLTTDGKRQLHPVLNMASAKLLLAPDKGTVVNVNESVLDSGKIPHGATLGIPYAPDRLPDSKEAGAAKRWAVCERPGEGGRAIQKATFIFAEREEKKTEGKNALRGGELMYVEGPDRTRYIVDASGKAYPVQKDELLLRTLVGQNSKPQRVSAAWLATLHTGDPITFPTVDGVPGAPAGAPGTLDARTNRVGMVLTATAGTKTQSYVVLPGRVAPVSDFTAKLLLSSRQLVPLKQAGTAKPVSAAELEPGAPFGQERDWPADKPEPVNSPDVKKGSRNTVCNVLRGVDADSGATTLSTWVGTSFPATLPTGSSSAYVTPGSGEFFRQFKGSTTSAGFLFLVTDTGLRYAMQSNSDSGQDDSGIGASGSKKDREAQQQEAQQAQNRLGYKDVDPNPVPAAWSALLPTGPRLSTGAASQPQGS, translated from the coding sequence ATGGCATCACGGCGGGACGAGCTCAACGCCTATACCTTTGCGAAGCGGAGGTTGATCGCACAGTTCCTGCAGCCCAACCCCACCGGGTCCGAGGAAGGCGCCCCCAGGCCGCTGCGCGCGGTGCTGCCGGGGGCCATCATCGCCATCGTGGTTCTCGCCGTGTTCGGCGCCTGGGGCATGTTCAAGCCGGTGGCCCCCCAGAAATGGGACACCCCCAAGGAACACGTCATCATCGCGAGCAAGTCCACCACCCGGTACGTGGTGTTGACGACCGACGGCAAGAGGCAGCTGCACCCCGTTCTGAACATGGCCTCCGCCAAGCTCCTGCTCGCCCCGGACAAGGGCACCGTCGTCAACGTCAACGAGTCCGTCCTGGACAGCGGCAAGATTCCGCACGGCGCCACCCTCGGTATCCCGTACGCCCCCGACCGGCTGCCCGACTCCAAGGAAGCGGGTGCGGCCAAGCGCTGGGCGGTCTGCGAACGCCCCGGGGAGGGCGGCCGGGCGATCCAGAAGGCGACCTTCATCTTCGCCGAGCGCGAGGAGAAGAAGACCGAGGGGAAGAACGCCCTGCGGGGCGGCGAGCTGATGTACGTCGAGGGCCCGGACCGGACCCGCTACATCGTCGACGCCTCGGGCAAGGCCTACCCCGTCCAGAAGGACGAACTGCTCCTGCGCACCCTGGTCGGCCAGAACTCCAAGCCGCAGCGGGTCTCCGCCGCCTGGCTGGCCACGCTCCACACCGGTGACCCGATCACCTTCCCGACCGTGGACGGGGTCCCCGGAGCCCCCGCCGGCGCCCCCGGCACCCTGGACGCCCGGACCAACCGCGTCGGGATGGTCCTGACCGCGACGGCGGGAACCAAGACCCAGAGCTACGTCGTCCTGCCGGGCAGGGTCGCCCCGGTCTCGGACTTCACGGCCAAGCTCCTGCTCAGCAGCCGGCAGCTGGTGCCCCTCAAGCAGGCGGGCACAGCGAAGCCGGTGAGCGCCGCCGAGCTCGAGCCGGGCGCACCGTTCGGCCAGGAGAGGGACTGGCCGGCCGACAAGCCCGAGCCCGTAAACTCCCCTGACGTCAAGAAGGGCAGTCGGAACACCGTGTGCAACGTTCTGCGGGGCGTGGACGCCGACAGCGGCGCCACCACTCTGAGCACCTGGGTGGGTACGAGCTTCCCCGCGACGCTCCCCACCGGCTCCAGCAGCGCCTACGTCACCCCCGGATCGGGTGAGTTCTTCCGCCAGTTCAAGGGGTCCACCACCAGTGCGGGCTTCCTCTTTCTGGTCACCGACACCGGCCTGCGCTACGCGATGCAGTCCAACAGCGACAGCGGCCAGGACGACTCCGGCATCGGCGCATCCGGCAGCAAGAAGGACCGGGAGGCCCAGCAGCAGGAGGCGCAGCAGGCACAGAACCGCCTCGGCTACAAGGACGTCGACCCCAACCCCGTACCGGCGGCCTGGTCCGCGCTCCTGCCGACCGGCCCCCGGCTCTCCACCGGCGCGGCCAGCCAGCCGCAGGGCTCGTGA
- the eccE gene encoding type VII secretion protein EccE — protein sequence MGSATRERTGRAGRRAAGTSRRQRSNQTPAPAPDPSSPSAAPGQTAPAATTLRSISRTDRVRPVLRQLVIVEVGLVIAAVGAALGGAWMIPSLVLLCLLVALAVVRRRGRALQDWVSSALGLRARRRAAAATSPADAEPMLAPVAESVPGFAPHVYVDRNHRTVGMLGDGTFLTAVVRVEASGESLRPAFGARSLPLSLLGDALTVDDIVAESAQLVQQVRCAPAPHLPQQSVARLSYAPLQDQTGAPALRMTWVAVKLDPELCREAIEARGGGMEGAQRCLVRVADHVASRVTGAGFQAAVLDQDELNSAVATSACANPILSGRAGRPDAAPQRRTMETSRVWRCDDRWHTTYAVDRWPELGRGATPLPQLVALLTSVPAYATTFSLTVRRGARQGSASVVGHVRVTGGSDTELIGVRRTLEQAARHAKVGLVRLDREQLPGVLATLPLGGAQ from the coding sequence ATGGGTTCAGCTACGCGCGAGCGTACCGGGCGGGCCGGCCGTCGAGCCGCCGGGACTTCCCGGAGGCAACGCAGCAACCAGACGCCCGCACCGGCCCCCGATCCGTCCTCGCCGTCCGCCGCCCCCGGGCAGACCGCGCCCGCCGCGACGACCCTGCGTTCGATCTCGCGGACCGACCGGGTGCGCCCGGTGCTGCGGCAGCTGGTGATCGTCGAGGTGGGTCTCGTGATCGCCGCGGTGGGTGCGGCGCTGGGCGGCGCGTGGATGATCCCCTCGCTCGTGCTGCTGTGCCTGCTGGTCGCGCTCGCGGTGGTACGCCGACGGGGCCGCGCGCTCCAGGACTGGGTGTCGAGCGCTCTGGGGCTCCGGGCCCGGCGCCGGGCCGCAGCCGCCACGTCGCCGGCGGACGCGGAGCCGATGCTGGCCCCGGTCGCCGAGAGCGTTCCCGGCTTCGCCCCGCACGTCTATGTCGACCGGAACCACCGGACGGTGGGAATGCTCGGCGACGGCACGTTCCTGACCGCCGTGGTGCGGGTCGAGGCGAGCGGCGAGTCGCTGCGGCCCGCGTTCGGCGCCCGGTCGCTCCCGCTGTCGCTGCTGGGCGACGCCCTCACGGTGGACGACATCGTGGCGGAGTCGGCGCAGTTGGTGCAGCAGGTGCGGTGCGCGCCCGCTCCTCATCTGCCGCAGCAGTCGGTGGCCCGGCTCTCGTACGCGCCGCTGCAGGACCAGACCGGTGCGCCCGCCCTGCGGATGACGTGGGTGGCGGTGAAGCTGGATCCGGAGCTGTGCCGTGAGGCCATCGAAGCGCGCGGCGGCGGTATGGAGGGGGCGCAGCGCTGTCTGGTGCGGGTCGCCGACCATGTGGCGAGCCGGGTCACGGGAGCCGGATTCCAGGCCGCGGTGCTGGACCAGGACGAGCTGAACTCCGCGGTAGCCACCTCCGCCTGTGCCAATCCCATCCTGTCGGGTCGGGCGGGCCGCCCGGACGCCGCCCCGCAGCGGCGCACCATGGAGACGTCGCGGGTCTGGCGGTGCGACGACCGCTGGCACACCACGTACGCGGTGGACCGCTGGCCCGAGCTGGGCCGGGGTGCGACGCCGCTGCCGCAACTGGTCGCGCTGCTGACGTCGGTGCCCGCGTACGCGACGACGTTCAGCCTGACGGTACGCCGCGGGGCGCGCCAGGGCTCGGCGAGCGTGGTCGGCCATGTGCGGGTCACCGGTGGTTCGGACACCGAACTCATCGGTGTGAGAAGGACGTTGGAGCAGGCCGCCCGGCACGCCAAGGTGGGCCTTGTACGGCTGGACCGCGAGCAGTTGCCGGGTGTCCTGGCCACGCTCCCGCTGGGAGGCGCACAGTGA